From a single Stackebrandtia endophytica genomic region:
- a CDS encoding glycoside hydrolase family 3 protein, which translates to MSKHRASQQVSPTTRALLLLVVAMVTFTAACAATPQEATIEDIEDVDPARQWADQTLESLTLAEKVGQLFITHAYGATADSTEAGDVERNQSTHGVDTAAELVRRYHLGGVIYFGWADNLADPEQIAGLSNGLQTAALDDTGIPLLVSTDQEHGAVVRIGEPVTQFPGNLAIGATRQVEYAAASAEVIGTELRAMGLNQNWAPVADVNVNPANPVIGTRSFGADPQSVAEFTAAAVRGYQTQLVASAKHFPGHGDTDVDSHTDLPEITHDREQWWEVDAPPFIAAIDAGVDIVMSAHLRFPALDDSGTPATLSHPILTGLLREELGFDGIIVTDSLSMEGVRQDHTDGEVVVEALKAGADLLLMPPDIELAVNSVMDAVSEGELDEDRIDASVRRILELKHRRGIVDAPIVDVAGTKVVGSREHQAVADEVAAAAITVLRVSDDGFVPPTGPVLVTGVGDQTVGTLAEAITSHGPTTLAHASGSDPDANTREAVLSTAAKADAVVVVVRGVGGSSQQRQLIEDLVATGKPVTVLMTDAPYGAGHVESAAAVLVAYSDLPTSLRAAAAVICGKAEGTGRLPVDVMTAEASPGVLYPIGHG; encoded by the coding sequence ATGTCGAAACACCGCGCGTCGCAACAGGTCTCACCGACCACCCGGGCACTGCTGCTGTTGGTTGTCGCTATGGTCACCTTCACCGCCGCGTGCGCGGCCACGCCACAGGAGGCCACCATCGAGGACATCGAGGATGTCGATCCCGCCCGGCAATGGGCCGACCAGACCCTGGAATCGTTGACCCTGGCCGAAAAGGTCGGCCAACTGTTCATCACCCACGCCTACGGTGCGACCGCCGATTCGACCGAGGCCGGGGACGTCGAACGCAACCAGTCGACCCACGGCGTCGACACCGCCGCCGAACTGGTGCGGCGCTATCACCTCGGCGGTGTCATCTACTTCGGTTGGGCCGACAATCTCGCCGATCCCGAACAGATCGCCGGTTTGTCGAACGGTCTGCAGACCGCCGCGTTGGACGACACCGGCATTCCGCTGCTGGTGTCCACCGATCAGGAACACGGTGCGGTGGTGCGCATCGGTGAACCGGTCACCCAGTTCCCCGGAAATCTCGCCATCGGCGCCACCCGGCAGGTCGAGTACGCCGCCGCCAGCGCCGAGGTGATCGGCACCGAGCTGCGCGCCATGGGCCTCAACCAGAACTGGGCGCCCGTCGCCGACGTCAACGTCAACCCGGCCAATCCGGTGATCGGCACCCGGTCCTTCGGCGCCGATCCGCAGTCGGTGGCCGAGTTCACCGCCGCCGCGGTGCGCGGCTATCAGACGCAGTTGGTCGCCTCCGCCAAGCACTTCCCCGGTCACGGGGACACCGACGTCGACAGCCACACCGACCTTCCCGAGATCACCCACGACCGGGAACAGTGGTGGGAGGTCGACGCTCCGCCGTTCATCGCGGCCATCGACGCGGGAGTCGACATCGTGATGAGCGCGCACCTGCGGTTCCCCGCTCTGGACGACTCCGGCACCCCGGCGACCCTGTCCCACCCGATTCTCACCGGTCTGTTGCGTGAGGAATTGGGTTTCGACGGCATCATCGTCACCGACTCGCTGTCCATGGAGGGCGTGCGGCAGGATCACACCGATGGTGAGGTCGTGGTGGAGGCGTTGAAGGCCGGTGCCGATCTGCTGTTGATGCCACCGGACATCGAGTTGGCGGTTAACTCCGTCATGGATGCGGTGTCCGAGGGTGAACTCGATGAGGACCGCATCGACGCGTCGGTGCGGCGGATCCTGGAGTTGAAGCACCGGCGGGGCATCGTCGACGCACCGATCGTCGACGTCGCCGGTACGAAGGTTGTCGGCAGCCGGGAGCATCAGGCCGTCGCCGACGAGGTGGCCGCAGCCGCCATCACCGTCTTGCGTGTTTCCGATGACGGTTTCGTCCCTCCGACCGGGCCGGTACTGGTCACCGGTGTCGGTGACCAGACCGTCGGAACGCTCGCCGAGGCGATCACCTCACACGGCCCCACCACGTTGGCGCACGCCAGCGGCTCCGATCCCGATGCGAACACCCGGGAGGCGGTGTTGTCGACGGCCGCGAAAGCCGACGCCGTCGTCGTGGTGGTTCGCGGTGTCGGCGGCAGCTCGCAACAGCGGCAACTGATCGAAGACTTGGTCGCCACCGGGAAACCGGTGACGGTCCTGATGACCGACGCCCCCTACGGCGCCGGCCACGTCGAATCGGCCGCCGCGGTCCTGGTCGCCTACTCCGACCTGCCCACCTCGCTGCGGGCGGCCGCAGCGGTGATCTGTGGGAAGGCCGAGGGGACCGGGAGACTGCCGGTCGACGTCATGACCGCCGAGGCCTCCCCTGGCGTCCTGTACCCGATCGGTCACGGCTGA
- the soxR gene encoding redox-sensitive transcriptional activator SoxR, with amino-acid sequence MDEGRVTPTDLLSVGQIAKRTGIAVSALHFYESQGLISAERTSGNQRRFRRHVLRRLSLIQVAKRMGIPLAEVAEVFAALPEDRMPSKRDWDRISRRWRAQLETRRRELERLERELTGCIGCGCVSLNRCRVLNPEDELGREGPGARRLPPLGST; translated from the coding sequence ATGGATGAAGGCAGGGTCACACCCACCGATCTGCTCAGTGTCGGACAGATCGCGAAACGAACCGGGATCGCGGTGTCCGCACTGCATTTCTACGAGAGCCAGGGCCTGATCTCGGCGGAGCGGACCTCGGGAAATCAGCGACGGTTTCGACGCCACGTGCTACGTCGCCTGTCACTGATCCAGGTGGCCAAACGCATGGGCATACCGCTGGCGGAGGTCGCGGAGGTCTTCGCCGCCCTACCGGAGGACCGGATGCCGTCCAAACGGGACTGGGACCGCATCTCCCGACGCTGGCGGGCTCAGTTGGAGACACGTCGGCGGGAACTGGAACGGCTGGAACGGGAACTGACCGGCTGCATCGGCTGCGGGTGCGTCTCGCTCAACCGCTGCCGAGTGCTCAACCCCGAGGATGAACTCGGCAGGGAGGGCCCGGGCGCCCGCCGTCTGCCGCCGCTGGGTTCAACGTGA
- a CDS encoding GH25 family lysozyme, with amino-acid sequence MDLKPRRRPRLLRRLAAVVSAIALGIGVLVATAAPAGADTGTNANPAGIDVSHWQGSINWNSVRSAGIEFAWIKATEGTSYRDPQFNNNYPNAYYAGVIRGAYHFARPGASSGAVQANFFASNGGAWSADNLTLPGALDLEAGCHGLSQAAMRTWIMDFYNTYKARTGRDMVIYTTASWWSSCTGNWTGMRTLAPLWVAHWGVSQPSIPVGFPTWTAWQYTDNGRVSGISGAVDRNHFNGDRSRLLALANNT; translated from the coding sequence ATGGACCTCAAGCCTCGCCGACGGCCCCGACTGTTGCGCAGACTCGCCGCGGTGGTCTCGGCCATCGCCCTCGGAATCGGTGTCCTGGTGGCGACCGCGGCCCCCGCAGGCGCCGACACCGGAACCAACGCCAACCCCGCCGGAATCGACGTCTCCCACTGGCAGGGAAGCATCAACTGGAATTCGGTTCGTTCCGCCGGAATCGAATTCGCGTGGATCAAGGCCACCGAGGGAACCTCGTACCGGGATCCGCAGTTCAACAACAACTACCCCAACGCCTACTACGCCGGAGTGATCCGGGGTGCCTACCACTTCGCGCGTCCGGGTGCCTCCAGTGGCGCGGTCCAGGCCAACTTCTTCGCCTCCAACGGCGGAGCCTGGTCGGCCGACAACCTGACGCTGCCGGGGGCGCTCGACCTGGAAGCCGGCTGTCACGGCCTGTCCCAGGCGGCCATGCGCACCTGGATCATGGACTTCTACAACACCTACAAGGCCCGCACCGGCCGCGACATGGTCATCTACACCACCGCCAGCTGGTGGTCCAGCTGCACCGGCAACTGGACCGGCATGCGGACCCTGGCTCCGCTGTGGGTCGCGCACTGGGGTGTCTCCCAGCCCAGCATCCCGGTCGGATTCCCGACCTGGACCGCCTGGCAGTACACCGACAACGGCCGGGTCTCCGGCATCAGCGGTGCCGTCGACCGCAACCACTTCAACGGTGACCGCAGCCGCCTGTTGGCCTTGGCCAACAACACCTGA
- a CDS encoding MFS transporter, with translation MTDSGTTDTIDEPMKGTSKPGSWGDLFGPGRATPAVVLASGVAMYALTVFVTAALMPSIVSDIGGGRYYAWVTTAFLIPSVIASMQVSRLLSRFGASGSYAVAFGLFASGSLAIAVSPVMELLLVGRFVQGFGGGLLAGLGYAVIRAALPERLWTRAAGLVSAMWGVGTLGGPALGGVFANLGWWRHPFVLLMLLSILLGYLGVRALPRDGDRTAARTPMPVGALVSLTLASAAFSVTSILPQGIWTIIGLTAGVALIVGFVLIERNGETTVLPRLTYRRRNPLKWIYLVLAALCAAVMTEMFIPLFGQELGNLNPLMAGFLGATISIGWTVTQLFSVNLTSDAAKRAAIRLGPLAVVAGLIAYGLMQTTDASVITVVGWSVVLIVAGAGIGVAFPHLSVAAMSSTDDEEEGNKAAAGVGTTELIANAVASAVAGILVSLGEPSMLDSARYMAFGIAIIAVLGAVAARFASPVTPPDRLGPKPTRHRE, from the coding sequence ATGACTGATTCCGGTACCACCGACACCATCGACGAGCCGATGAAGGGCACTTCGAAACCCGGAAGTTGGGGTGACCTGTTCGGCCCCGGCCGCGCCACCCCCGCCGTCGTGCTGGCCAGCGGTGTCGCCATGTACGCGTTGACGGTATTCGTGACCGCCGCCCTGATGCCCTCGATCGTGTCCGACATCGGTGGCGGCCGGTACTACGCCTGGGTCACCACGGCCTTCCTGATCCCGTCGGTGATCGCCTCGATGCAGGTGAGCCGACTGCTGTCCCGGTTCGGCGCCTCGGGCTCCTACGCTGTCGCATTCGGACTGTTCGCCTCCGGCTCCCTGGCGATCGCGGTCAGCCCGGTCATGGAGCTACTGCTGGTGGGACGGTTCGTTCAGGGCTTCGGCGGTGGACTGCTGGCCGGTCTCGGCTACGCGGTCATCCGCGCCGCATTGCCGGAGCGATTGTGGACACGGGCGGCCGGCCTGGTGTCGGCGATGTGGGGCGTGGGAACACTCGGCGGCCCGGCCCTGGGAGGCGTCTTCGCCAACCTGGGATGGTGGCGACACCCGTTCGTCCTCCTGATGTTGCTGTCCATTCTGCTCGGTTATCTGGGAGTGCGGGCCCTGCCCCGCGACGGCGACCGAACCGCCGCTCGCACCCCCATGCCCGTCGGTGCCCTGGTGTCGTTGACGCTGGCCTCGGCCGCGTTCAGCGTGACTTCCATTCTGCCTCAAGGCATCTGGACCATCATCGGCTTGACTGCGGGAGTCGCGCTCATCGTCGGATTCGTGCTGATCGAGCGGAACGGTGAGACGACCGTCCTTCCGCGACTCACCTACCGGCGGCGCAACCCCCTCAAATGGATCTACCTGGTGTTGGCTGCCTTGTGTGCGGCCGTGATGACCGAGATGTTCATTCCCCTGTTCGGACAGGAACTGGGCAACCTGAACCCGCTCATGGCCGGCTTCCTCGGCGCCACCATCTCGATCGGTTGGACCGTGACCCAGTTGTTCAGCGTCAACCTCACCTCCGACGCCGCCAAGCGGGCCGCCATCCGGCTCGGCCCGTTGGCGGTGGTCGCCGGGCTCATCGCCTACGGGCTCATGCAGACCACCGACGCCTCCGTCATCACGGTCGTCGGATGGTCGGTCGTGCTGATCGTGGCGGGAGCCGGCATCGGTGTCGCCTTCCCGCACCTCAGCGTCGCCGCCATGAGTAGCACCGACGACGAGGAGGAGGGAAACAAGGCCGCCGCCGGCGTCGGTACCACCGAGCTGATCGCCAACGCGGTAGCCTCCGCCGTGGCGGGAATCCTGGTGAGTCTCGGAGAACCCTCGATGCTGGACTCCGCCCGGTACATGGCCTTCGGTATCGCGATCATCGCGGTCCTGGGGGCGGTGGCGGCCCGATTCGCCTCGCCGGTGACACCACCGGACCGCTTGGGCCCCAAGCCGACCCGTCACCGAGAGTGA
- a CDS encoding phytoene desaturase family protein translates to MSSVDAVVIGAGHNGLVAANLLADAGWDVVVLEATAHAGGAVRSGEIAAPGHSSDLCSSFYPFGAASPILSDLELDRYGLNWRHSPTVLSHVTSRDDVAVMGRDAATTAESVSEFATADGEAWIELFTQWERISEPLRAAIFAPLPPVVPAASLLGRLGTAETLRLVRRLLLSVRELGEELFSGEGARLLLTGNALHSDVSPEGTGSGVYGWLLAMIGQEFGFPAASGGAQTITDALLTRLRERGGIVETNAAVERLVVGNGKVLGAITSDGRSWRAHRAVLADVPATTLYRDLVGVEHLPGRMVADLENFRFDRPVLKLDWALSSAVPWKDHRLAQSGTVHIGGDTGGLTRWAASLAADEVPEEPFILFGQPNVADPYRSRPGKQTAWAYTHLPKSFAKLSADDDRIMAYVDKIESRLAELAPGFSSSVVGRSVQAPVELSVKNPSMIGGALGAGTSSPGQQLVFRPVVGLGRADTPIDRLYLAGAAAHPGPGVHGGPGANAAKAALRRSGRLTGDLYRAAIQGAHRLVY, encoded by the coding sequence GTGTCATCGGTCGACGCGGTCGTGATCGGTGCCGGACACAACGGCCTGGTGGCAGCCAATCTGCTGGCCGATGCCGGTTGGGACGTGGTGGTCCTGGAGGCCACCGCCCACGCCGGTGGTGCGGTCCGCAGCGGAGAGATCGCCGCCCCCGGACACAGTTCCGACCTGTGCAGTTCGTTCTATCCGTTCGGGGCGGCGTCGCCGATCCTGTCCGACCTGGAACTGGACCGATACGGCCTGAACTGGCGGCACTCGCCGACGGTCCTCAGCCACGTGACGTCGCGGGACGATGTCGCGGTGATGGGGCGCGATGCCGCGACGACCGCGGAGTCGGTGTCGGAGTTCGCCACCGCCGACGGTGAGGCGTGGATCGAGCTGTTCACCCAGTGGGAGCGCATCTCGGAACCGTTGCGCGCGGCCATTTTCGCGCCGTTGCCGCCGGTGGTTCCGGCGGCGAGTCTGCTGGGGCGGTTGGGTACCGCCGAAACCCTGCGGTTGGTCCGGCGGTTGCTGCTGTCGGTGCGGGAACTGGGGGAGGAGTTGTTCTCCGGTGAGGGCGCTCGCCTGTTGTTGACCGGCAATGCGTTGCACAGTGATGTGTCTCCGGAGGGTACCGGTTCCGGTGTTTACGGGTGGTTGTTGGCGATGATCGGGCAGGAGTTCGGATTCCCGGCGGCCTCGGGTGGTGCCCAGACCATCACCGACGCGTTGTTGACCCGGTTGCGGGAGCGTGGCGGGATCGTGGAGACCAACGCGGCGGTTGAGCGCCTCGTGGTCGGTAACGGCAAGGTCTTGGGTGCGATCACCTCCGACGGCCGGTCCTGGCGGGCGCATCGCGCGGTGTTGGCCGATGTCCCGGCGACGACGCTGTATCGCGATCTGGTGGGGGTGGAGCATCTGCCGGGTCGGATGGTGGCGGATTTGGAGAACTTCCGGTTCGATCGGCCGGTGTTGAAGCTGGATTGGGCTTTGAGTTCGGCGGTGCCGTGGAAGGATCACCGGTTGGCGCAGTCGGGGACGGTCCACATCGGTGGCGACACGGGTGGGTTGACCCGGTGGGCGGCTTCGTTGGCGGCCGATGAGGTTCCCGAGGAGCCTTTCATCCTGTTCGGTCAGCCCAATGTGGCTGATCCTTATCGTTCTCGTCCGGGTAAGCAGACGGCCTGGGCCTACACGCATCTGCCGAAGTCGTTCGCGAAGTTGTCCGCCGATGACGATCGAATCATGGCCTATGTGGACAAGATCGAGTCTCGGCTTGCGGAGTTGGCGCCGGGTTTCAGTAGTTCGGTGGTCGGTCGCAGTGTTCAGGCGCCGGTGGAGTTGTCGGTGAAGAATCCGAGCATGATCGGTGGGGCGTTGGGGGCGGGTACCTCGTCGCCGGGGCAGCAGTTGGTGTTCCGGCCGGTGGTCGGGCTCGGGCGCGCCGACACGCCGATCGACCGGTTGTACCTGGCGGGGGCTGCGGCTCATCCGGGTCCGGGGGTTCACGGTGGTCCGGGGGCCAATGCGGCCAAGGCGGCGTTGCGTCGGTCGGGTCGGTTGACCGGGGATCTGTATCGGGCCGCGATCCAGGGTGCTCACCGACTGGTCTACTGA
- a CDS encoding ATP-dependent Clp protease proteolytic subunit yields the protein MTHPVTPYPVARRGDDAANAGFDDMVFNRLLRERIVFLGTEVNSQVANRVSAQLLLLAAEDPERDINLYINSPGGSVFDGLAVYDTMQFIKNDVATFAMGMAASMGQFLLCAGTPGKRYALPHARIMMHQPSGGIGGTASDVAILADQMLYTKKLFQERIAQHTGRTLEEIETDSDRDRWFTAEEAKEYGFIDHVVSGAGQVPGAGNSN from the coding sequence ATGACACACCCGGTGACACCGTATCCCGTCGCCCGCCGCGGCGATGACGCCGCTAACGCCGGCTTCGACGACATGGTCTTCAACCGGTTGCTCAGGGAGCGGATCGTCTTCCTGGGCACCGAGGTCAACAGTCAGGTGGCCAACCGTGTTAGCGCCCAGTTGCTGCTGCTGGCGGCCGAAGACCCTGAGCGTGACATCAACCTGTACATCAATTCCCCCGGTGGTTCGGTGTTCGACGGCCTCGCCGTGTACGACACCATGCAGTTCATCAAGAACGACGTGGCGACCTTCGCGATGGGTATGGCCGCTTCGATGGGTCAGTTCCTGCTGTGCGCCGGCACCCCCGGTAAGCGCTACGCGCTCCCGCACGCCCGGATCATGATGCACCAGCCCTCCGGTGGTATCGGCGGTACCGCCTCCGACGTGGCGATCCTGGCCGACCAGATGCTCTACACCAAGAAGCTCTTCCAGGAGCGCATCGCCCAGCACACCGGCCGGACGTTGGAGGAGATCGAGACCGACTCCGACCGCGACCGTTGGTTCACGGCCGAAGAGGCCAAGGAATACGGCTTCATCGATCACGTCGTCAGCGGTGCGGGCCAGGTTCCCGGCGCCGGGAACAGTAACTAG
- the tig gene encoding trigger factor, protein MKSTVETLSPTRVRLSVEVPYEELSQHLTQAYQQVGAQVRVPGFRPGKAPRAVIDQRVGKDTIHAQAIDNALPRKIAEAYTENDIRALGRPEVDFASTDLTENEPFSFTVEVDVAPEIELPDPADLTVTVDSTEITDEQVDGEIENLQLRFGTLKTVERAAANGDFVTIDLRATIDGEEVEGGTASEMSHEVGSGNLIEGLDEEIVGMSAGETRTFSTNLVGGDRSGEDADIEVKVSNVKERELPDLDDDFAQLASEHDTLEELRDAIRKQLADRAEATQLQQARERTAEALVEAVNMPVPDGVIDDEVKHRRQHLDEQLSAMGATLETYLSSQGQSVEEFEEDLKETASAGLRRQLILDKVADAKEVQVTSEQLTSEIIRRAQQQGVPQDRWQEFANTLQQRGMVSGIATEIRQALALEELVREVKVVDTAGTELTNEALFPTPEGVVDEEAEEATEESETAK, encoded by the coding sequence GTGAAAAGCACCGTCGAGACCCTGAGCCCCACCAGGGTGCGACTGTCCGTCGAGGTGCCGTACGAAGAACTCAGTCAGCACCTGACGCAGGCGTATCAACAAGTCGGCGCTCAGGTTCGGGTGCCCGGGTTCCGGCCCGGAAAGGCCCCGCGTGCGGTCATCGACCAGCGGGTCGGCAAGGACACCATCCACGCCCAGGCCATCGACAACGCGCTGCCGCGCAAGATCGCCGAGGCTTACACCGAGAACGACATCCGCGCGCTCGGTCGTCCCGAGGTCGACTTCGCGTCGACCGACCTGACCGAGAACGAGCCGTTCTCGTTCACCGTCGAGGTCGACGTCGCGCCCGAGATCGAGCTGCCCGACCCGGCAGACCTCACCGTGACCGTCGACTCCACCGAGATCACCGACGAGCAGGTCGACGGCGAGATCGAGAACCTGCAGCTGCGCTTCGGCACCCTGAAGACCGTTGAGCGCGCCGCCGCCAACGGCGACTTCGTCACCATCGACCTGCGCGCCACCATCGACGGCGAAGAGGTCGAGGGCGGCACCGCATCCGAGATGTCCCACGAGGTCGGCAGCGGCAACCTGATCGAGGGACTCGATGAGGAGATCGTCGGCATGAGCGCCGGCGAGACCCGCACCTTCTCGACCAACCTGGTCGGTGGCGACCGCTCCGGCGAGGACGCCGACATCGAGGTCAAGGTCAGCAACGTCAAGGAGCGCGAGCTTCCCGACCTGGACGACGACTTCGCTCAGCTGGCCTCCGAGCACGACACGCTGGAAGAGCTGCGGGACGCCATTCGTAAGCAGCTGGCCGACCGCGCCGAGGCCACCCAGTTGCAGCAGGCACGTGAGCGCACCGCCGAGGCTCTGGTCGAGGCCGTGAACATGCCGGTTCCCGACGGTGTCATCGACGACGAGGTCAAGCACCGTCGTCAGCACCTCGACGAGCAGCTGTCGGCCATGGGCGCGACCCTGGAGACCTACCTGTCCTCGCAGGGACAGTCGGTCGAGGAGTTTGAGGAAGACCTGAAGGAGACCGCTTCGGCCGGTCTGCGTCGTCAGCTGATCCTGGACAAGGTCGCCGACGCCAAAGAGGTGCAGGTCACCAGCGAGCAGCTGACCTCCGAGATCATCCGCCGCGCGCAGCAGCAGGGTGTTCCGCAGGACCGTTGGCAGGAGTTCGCCAACACGCTTCAGCAGCGTGGCATGGTGTCGGGCATCGCCACCGAGATCCGTCAGGCGCTGGCGCTGGAGGAACTGGTTCGCGAGGTCAAGGTGGTTGACACCGCCGGTACCGAACTGACCAACGAGGCGTTGTTCCCGACACCGGAGGGTGTCGTCGACGAGGAGGCCGAGGAGGCCACCGAGGAGTCGGAGACCGCCAAGTAG
- a CDS encoding ATP-dependent Clp protease proteolytic subunit: MTYETHGRYIIPSFTEKTSYGVKEMNPYNKMFENRIIFLGSPVDDTSANDIMSQLIVLEENDPDREIEIYINSPGGSLTALMAIYDTMQFVRPDIRTVCMGQAASAAAILLAAGTPGKRVALPNSRVIIHQPATEGTYGQASDMEIQAREILRMREQMEKVLARHTGQSHDVIKKDIERDKIFTAEEAKAYGLVDSVLTYRKKNAGKTAKAS, encoded by the coding sequence ATGACTTACGAAACGCACGGCCGATACATCATCCCGTCCTTCACCGAGAAGACCTCTTACGGTGTCAAGGAGATGAACCCCTACAACAAGATGTTCGAGAACCGGATCATCTTCCTGGGGTCACCCGTCGACGACACCTCGGCCAACGACATCATGTCGCAGCTGATCGTGCTGGAGGAGAACGACCCGGACCGGGAAATCGAGATCTACATCAACTCCCCGGGCGGCTCGCTCACCGCGTTGATGGCCATCTACGACACCATGCAGTTCGTGCGGCCCGACATCCGGACCGTGTGCATGGGACAAGCGGCTTCGGCCGCGGCGATCCTGTTGGCGGCCGGTACCCCCGGCAAGCGGGTCGCACTGCCCAACTCGCGCGTGATCATCCACCAGCCCGCCACCGAAGGCACCTACGGTCAGGCCTCCGACATGGAGATCCAGGCCCGCGAGATCCTTCGGATGCGTGAGCAGATGGAAAAGGTGCTGGCCCGTCACACCGGCCAGAGCCACGATGTCATCAAGAAGGACATCGAGCGCGACAAGATCTTCACCGCGGAGGAGGCCAAGGCCTACGGCCTGGTCGACAGCGTCCTCACGTACCGGAAGAAGAACGCGGGCAAGACCGCCAAAGCCTCGTAG
- a CDS encoding peptidoglycan recognition protein family protein yields the protein MPELPKLSRRAVLGGITGLAAAASIPALATTAAANQPSNVSQPTFYSCADWGARPPNGTPRYVATPPNKIIVHHTAFPNVEDYSLEYAFRNSRDIQDLHMDGNGWLDSGQHFTNSRGGYLTEGRHGSLATLLDANGMIEGAHCVGQNTQAIGIENDGSYHLGDQPPQAQWDSLIAFCAYVCFQYGIAATQIYGHQDFNSTLCPGGIHARLPELRDSVQAVLDG from the coding sequence ATGCCCGAACTACCGAAACTGTCACGGCGAGCCGTCCTCGGCGGCATCACCGGGCTAGCGGCGGCGGCCAGTATCCCGGCACTGGCCACTACCGCGGCAGCCAACCAACCCAGCAACGTGTCACAGCCGACGTTCTACTCGTGCGCGGACTGGGGCGCGCGGCCGCCCAACGGCACCCCTCGATACGTGGCCACCCCGCCGAACAAGATCATCGTCCACCACACGGCGTTCCCCAACGTCGAGGACTACTCACTGGAGTACGCGTTCCGGAACTCGCGGGACATCCAGGATCTGCACATGGACGGCAACGGGTGGCTCGACTCCGGCCAACACTTCACCAACAGCCGCGGCGGCTACCTGACCGAGGGGCGCCACGGCAGTCTGGCCACTCTGCTGGACGCGAACGGAATGATCGAGGGCGCCCACTGCGTCGGCCAGAACACCCAGGCGATCGGCATCGAGAACGACGGCAGCTATCACCTGGGTGACCAGCCGCCGCAGGCCCAATGGGACAGTCTGATCGCGTTCTGTGCGTATGTCTGCTTCCAGTACGGCATTGCGGCCACACAGATATACGGTCACCAGGATTTCAACAGCACGTTGTGTCCCGGTGGCATCCACGCCCGATTGCCCGAGCTACGTGATTCGGTGCAGGCGGTCCTGGACGGCTGA
- the clpX gene encoding ATP-dependent Clp protease ATP-binding subunit ClpX: MLKCSFCGKSQRQVKKLIAGHGVYICDECVDLCNEIIEEEAAEAAAATWHELPKPKEICEFLDEYVVGQTDAKRALAVAVYNHYKRVQVDATGAAATKASEPVELSKSNILMVGPTGSGKTHLAQTLARILNVPFAIADATALTEAGYVGEDVENILLKLIVAADYDIKRAETGIIYIDEIDKAGRKSESPSITRDVSGEGVQQALLKILEGTTASVPPQGGRKHPHQDFLQIDTTNILFICGGSFAGLQDIVQQRVGKRGLGFTAQVHAKSDRSDNDLLAQVMPEDLLQFGLIPEFVGRVPVLTTVRELDKPALVKILTEPRNALIKQYQRLLELDGVELVFEDDAVEPIADQALLRGTGARGLRAIMEEVLQPVMYEIPSHADKVARVVITADVVRKNVNPTLVPRTSQLRQTRSLRRKKSA, encoded by the coding sequence ATGCTGAAATGTTCGTTCTGCGGCAAGTCCCAACGTCAGGTGAAGAAACTGATCGCGGGGCACGGCGTCTATATCTGTGACGAGTGTGTCGACCTCTGCAACGAGATCATCGAGGAGGAGGCCGCCGAAGCCGCTGCGGCCACCTGGCACGAGTTGCCCAAGCCCAAGGAGATCTGCGAATTCCTCGACGAGTACGTCGTCGGGCAGACCGATGCCAAACGCGCGTTGGCCGTCGCGGTCTACAACCATTACAAACGCGTGCAGGTGGACGCCACCGGCGCGGCGGCGACCAAGGCCAGCGAACCGGTCGAGCTGTCGAAGTCCAACATTCTCATGGTTGGACCCACCGGTAGCGGCAAGACCCACCTCGCGCAGACCCTCGCCCGCATCCTGAACGTCCCGTTCGCCATCGCCGACGCGACCGCGCTCACCGAGGCCGGGTACGTCGGTGAGGATGTCGAGAACATCCTGCTGAAACTGATCGTCGCCGCCGACTACGACATAAAACGGGCCGAGACCGGCATCATCTACATCGACGAGATCGACAAGGCCGGACGCAAATCAGAGAGCCCCTCCATCACCCGCGACGTCTCCGGGGAGGGCGTCCAGCAGGCGCTGTTGAAGATCCTTGAGGGCACTACCGCGTCGGTCCCGCCGCAGGGCGGGCGCAAACATCCCCACCAGGACTTCCTCCAGATCGACACCACCAACATCCTGTTCATCTGCGGCGGTTCCTTCGCCGGATTGCAGGACATCGTCCAACAGCGGGTCGGCAAGCGGGGACTGGGTTTCACCGCGCAGGTGCACGCCAAGAGCGACCGTTCCGACAACGATCTGCTGGCCCAGGTCATGCCCGAGGACCTGTTGCAGTTCGGATTGATACCGGAGTTCGTGGGCCGGGTACCGGTGCTGACGACCGTCCGCGAACTCGACAAGCCCGCGCTGGTGAAGATCCTCACCGAGCCGCGCAACGCACTGATCAAGCAGTACCAGCGGCTGCTGGAACTCGACGGTGTGGAACTGGTCTTCGAAGACGACGCGGTCGAACCGATCGCCGACCAGGCCCTGCTGCGAGGCACCGGGGCACGCGGACTGCGCGCCATCATGGAAGAGGTGCTGCAGCCGGTGATGTACGAGATACCCAGCCACGCCGACAAGGTGGCCCGGGTTGTCATCACCGCCGACGTGGTCCGCAAGAACGTCAACCCGACGCTGGTGCCCCGCACCAGCCAACTGCGTCAGACGCGGTCACTGCGTCGCAAGAAGTCCGCGTAG